GTTTACAAACTTCTTATTTAAAAAGTCTGTATTTTGAATTATGATTCCTGTATACAGCTAAAAgcaagcaagctagtaagcaagcaagcaagcaaataaacaaaaagcaaagcaaaaccaaaacatcaTCACATAAACAAATTTCCCATTCAACAGCATGCTTCCTAATTTTAGTTGATTTCTCTGTTGACTGTTTAATGAGAATATAATTAGTGAGGGTGTTACGGTGTGTCTGTAAATGATTATGCACTTGTTATTGCTTGTCTGAGTATGTGTGGGGAGTTTACTTATAAGTAAAGGAGAGTATAAACATGAAcacatatttgtaatattttatattaggTAGTACCAATAAGCAGCCATAGGTTTTCCTAAGCTCTATGGTCCAAAAGTTTCAGGTGTGAGAAACGAGGATGTGGTAGGTCATATGTATTCATGTTACATTTATGGATGAGAGATGGTGACTATAAATGTCTTGACATGTATGTGTGGAAGTATTAATGTGTATTTTCTGAGGTGTTAGAGGGGCTCTGGCTATATGTATGATCACAAATGCTGTGTTCCATCTCCTAACCTTTATTTCTAGAGCAATTGCATTTGAGGGACTttgactaacacacacacagacaatcaAAGAAAAGACTTCAGTTGGAGTGGGAATTGCTTTTTCTGTGGAAAGTTTTTAGTGCTTCTATCCAGACAAGAAGGTCTGGCACCTTCCTCTAATCCTTTAGTTGActcaacagagaaaaaaaagggaaCCGAGTTTAGCCTATATTTTGGAAGAGTTCTTAGTATTCCTTGGAGTTTCcaagttttctgtttcttattgaCACAGAgatagtataaaataaaaataataaaatgttcgTATCTGTATAGACTCTATCTAAAACAACTGATTAGAGACATCAATCTTCATCCTGGTTTGAAATATAATGAGAAGTTTGTAGAGAATAGATGACAAAAATCTCACTAGTGAAAGGAATGCTTTCATTTATCTTTTGGAGGACACAGAATCCAAGACATATGTTTTGTCTCACATCCCATCTACTTTTAGGATTATGACTAgtagcttttctttcttcatacTCTTGTCACCATCAAATTTCAGTGTTCTTACCAAGAGTACTAAGAATAAAACGAAAACTCTAGAAGTGGCAAAGGATATACAGAGCCATTTTACTTATGTGCCAAAATAGAGCTTTAATTTGGGGGCTTTTATGCAGCATAGAAGCATCTTTGGATAAACACTATAAAGGTAGTTTTCCATGATTCTAGTATTTCTTTTGCTGGCATTATTATGGCTGCttaaagacaaagacagagaaagaggttCCCATAAAGAAAGGATACACAAAGAGACTAATATAGGTAGAAAATTAAGAAGCAGTTGTTAAGGAAAActgagggagagggatctgggggagagggtaGCAGGGATGAAGCTGGAAGCAGTGGAATGGGGAAACTGATTGGGatgcattgtatgagagaagaatctacttTAAACGGAAAAAGGGAGCAGTTTCTACAAGGGAGGAAATATGCTTTAACAAGGTAAGTTTCCAACAGTATTAATTCTGAAAGGTAGTTCAATGTACTAGAAATATGTTTTCATTGCATTTAGAAACAAATAGGTCATTATAGAGAAATATGCTTGGATGGCGAAAGAGTGCTAACTACAGTACAACAAAATGAGCAGCACTAGCAGGCCAAGTTCAACAAGATCAATTCCCTGTTATTAAGAGTCTCAGAATCATTTTGGGGAAGCAGACAATCAAGCAGATAACCTTCCCTGGTGTCAGGAaagatttagaaaaagaaatttgaCCACGTGTGGGGAACAGCCATAACTGGGAACTAGAGGCAAAGGTTACCATGTCTTTATGGTGGTTGCTTCTGTACACAGCCATTGTTTGAAGAgaaagaaccagaaaagaaacGAGATTGAGAGCACTGTGCAGTGACTGATAGAATAGAAGTCTGGAAGGAGTAGGAGGAATGGATTCTTAAGTAGAGTGCCCGCCTTCTGAAAAGGAGATACTCATGCTCCCAAACCTGGGGTAAGAATAAGTAAAGgtaagaatacatttaaaaatttaagtagaAATAATAAGATATGTAAttccaataaaacattttattcctGTGGTTTGATGGACCCAACAGTTGGTTTggttatagattttttttaacatctgtGGTTTTTCTATATGGATTTCAAAGAGAAGGAAGTCAAAGATCAGGGTAACTGTCTCAGTAGAGAATATATCAGGAAAGacataaaaagggaaaagttaATAGACAAATTGACCAgaagaaaatggaacaattatagatttttttaaagcaatgcaCAAACATTAGACGGCAAAAGAGCTGGGAAGTAAAAACCTAATGCTGAAATATGAAACCATGGAACTATTTCAgaggtagaattttttttttttgtgatgacAATTTCAGGTGACCATagacttgggaggttgaggcaaatTCTGGTAAAATATAAGAGCTGGAGTTCTGTGGCTGCATGTAGTGTATCTATGCTATCAACTGGTGAGTTCCCAAAAGTAGACAtggacatttttctatttttgatctACTTTAATTTCTACTTTTCTCTCCTATTCTCAATATATGATTTCTGGAGTATATGGGGAAGTGGTGGACTACTACACATAATGGTAATGGCCAGAGGGCTTTGTTCATGGAGTCTTCTGCCCTGTTGCTATGTTATAGGCATTTGTTTGATCACCAGCCTTTCACAGATTTTCCACGCTTTCCTAGAGAATATACTCAGCCCAGCAGTacaaaactgaatgaaaatatattcctttctcaaagaactaacagtGTAATGGGGAAAGTAGAATGTAGGCACACATATTAAAACCCAGACATTTTGTGTTGGAGACAGGatatctgaaagaaagaaagtgaagaactCCCTTCACATCCCCTCTTAGGCTGAATCCTCATCTGCATTCTCCCACCAGTCTGCCATGCTAGTCTTGAATGGCACTCCCTTCCAGCCAGCCACACTACAGCTGACAGGCATTCCTGGGATGCAGACAGGCCAAGCTTGGATTGCCCTGATTTTCTGCTTCCTCTACTTCATCTCCATTTCAGGTAACCTCAGTATCCTCGCTCTGGTTATTCGGGAACCTCCTCTGCACCAGCCCATGTATTATTTCCTCTCTATGCTCTCTCTCAATGATCTTGGAGTGTCCCTATCTACACTTCCCACTGTGCTTGCTACCTTCTGCTTCAACTACCACCATGTTGGTTTTGATGCCTGTTTGGTCCAGATGTTCTTCAttcacacattttctttcatggAATCAGGCATACTTCTTGCCATGAGCTTTGATCGTTTTGTGGCTATCTGTGACCCACTACGCTATTCCACTGTGCTTACCAATAGCCGAATCTTGGCTATGGGTCTGGGTATCCTTACCAAAAGTTTCActaccctcttccctttcccctttcttgtAAAACGATTGCCCTTTTGTAAGGGCAATGTGTTGCATCACTCATATTGCCTCCATCCAGATCTGATGAAAGTGGCATGTGGAGATATCCATGTTAACAATATCTATGGACTCTTTGTGGTCATTTTCACATATGGTGTGGATTCAATTTTCATCCTTCTGTCCTATGCATTGATTTTGAGAGCTGTATTAGCCATTGCATCCCAGGAGCAGCGACTCAAGGCATTCAACACCTGCATATCACACATCTGTGCAGTGCTAGCCTTTTATGTCCCCATAATTGCTGTCTCTATGATCCACCGATTCTGGAAAAGTGCTCCTGCTGTTGTTCATGTTATGATGTCCAATGTCTATCTTTTTGTACCACCCATGCTCAACCCCATCATCTATAGTGTGAAGACCAAGGAGATACGCAAAGGCATCCTCAAGTTCTTCCATAAATCCCAGACCTAAGGAATACTTTGGACACTGAGAGAGTTCCTTTAGAGGAAGGACTAAGCCTTGTCTGCCAAATTTAAGAATTTTGCTAATACAATATACAGGACTCAAACTCTTGATAGTTGTGAATTTGGAATCAATAAAACAATGTCTAACTTAATACAATCATGCACTTAGTTATTGGACACTGATGGTGGGAATCGTGTGTTAGTTGCTCAAAAATGTTATAATGTTGAGTATATCATATTATTAAATGAACAGATATGCACATCAAAAGTTGTACAAACAACAATTGTTACCCAATaaaaaagttaattatttttcAGGAATAACAAATTCTTGCAGGGAAAACTGTCTTGATCACTGAGAATTCTTAAATCACAAAGAATGAGATGGTaaatttaaatacagaaaaaatgcTATAGAGGTTTCATGTTGATATATTTGTAGAAATAAAGACAGGCTGTGTTGGGTGTCTAGGAAGTAGCTTCTGAAAGATGACAGAAGTTATCTAGAGTGTTTGCTTCAGGATGGTAGCATGAAGAAAGAGTTAAGGTcttgcccccccaaaaaaaactacaCTGCCTGAGATAAAATATTTAGCCAGAAAATGTACTACCTTAGCTCTCCAGTTTTGGTCCAATAAGCAACACCAACACACTTCATAGCTTGTTAGAGGAAAAAATTTTGAGTTCCACATTTACTTTATCAAATGAGaactacattaaataaaaacttgatgacagccaggtgttggtagtgcacacctttaatcccagcactcgggaggcagaggcaggaagaagtctgtgagttcgaggccagcctggtctaaagagagaGTACCatgataggttccaaagctacacagagaaaccctgtcttgaaaaacaaacaacaacaacaaaccaaacaaacaacaaaaaagaacttgATGACTATAGCTTAGAAAGCTTAGTAAGTCTCTGAACACTTTCCAGTACTGAGTGCTATACATTTGCTGTGGAGTAAGAGTGATAGGACATATAGTACTTAGTGTTTGGAAACAGTTCTCAGTGTGTGATTCCTGGGTCAGCAATGTTGTAATCCACATCTGGAAATTTGTGGGTCATGCCAACTCCAATGACTCCTCTCTGAGTTCATGAAAGAGATTCTGGAGAGTGAATAGAGCAGTTTTGATCTTAGTAAATTGTTGGACATATTCTGATATTTTTGACTTAGCATAGTAGCCTAGAATATTTGGGGAAAGGCATAATTAATTTTGTTCAATGAGGCTGCCTCTTGAGAAGCATAGGAACAAGGTCTAAAGAGATTATTCAAGTCGAGTGGATAGTTTTCTTAAGTTAGGGAAATCCAGTTCATCTCAGGAATGTGGTATCCTTGGtgaagagaacacacacagactTACTGCCATCCAATCACTATAAGGTGGTGGAGGTTAAATAAGCTTAGCTTCAGATGATAGCTTCAGATAGCTTCAGAACTGGCTGTTGCATGATACACTCCCCCGTTTCCTCACAGTCCTGATCATTGTTATCTAACCCCATCTGACACTGAAAAATTTAGATGGGACTGTCAAATAAATAGATAGGACTAAAGGGAAAAACAAGTTAGCTTTTATGATGAGATGAGACATCAGAGTGTACAGTGAGAATTCAAAGTGTACAAGAGTCCTAACTAGGATGTCTCTTGAGAAATCACTCACTCTATTGTAAGACATTCCACTTAAGCTTAAAAGGGTGTGCTTATTTCTCCACTTAAATTTCAGCTTGGAGGAACCTCATAAATTCTTAACAAATGGCTAAAATTTAACacaatattcatttaaaatgttttttttgttcttttctctttctttttcttttttgagatagggtttctctgtgttgctttggagcctatcctggcacttgctctgaagaccaggctggcttcgaactcacagagatcctcctgcctctgcctcccgagtgctgggattaaaggcgtgtgctaccaatgcccggcgtcatttaaaatgttttataagtgTCTATTTATTGTACTGATGTAATAGTATTTTCATTCAAGTGTATCAAATGCTTTGAACATATCCCCCCATTACCCTCTCCTGTTCTCCATCTCAACTCTGCTAGTTCCTTCCACTTCCTAAATAGTGCTTTTACTACCTtaatgtcgtgtgtgtgtgtgtgtgtgtgtgtgtgtgtgtgtgtgtgtgtgtgttctacatGTGAGATAAAACAACAaagttttctttctgaatttataCTGTAGtgagcacataaaaataaagagtttatttatgGCATTTTTATGTAGGTATAACGTTTTACTTGGCTTTGTATTCACTCCCGCAAACcttctctcatctcctctccattcttctgttaatttttcttcctccaaatagTCTCCCTTTTGCTTTCATATTACAAgcaagcatgcacatgcacacacacacacatgtgcacacatgcacataaatgcatgcatacacaaacatgcacacatatacatgctcacatacatacacacatatgcgcATTCACATGCTCGCACATGTGCACAATCACACAAGAGACCATTTagtattgtctttattttctcccttctctgttgcctttttattttcatattatctATACATTTCATATCAATTCacatttaaatctagattctgtatatgagaaaacatgtttttctttttaaatctcaatTATTTTGCTTTACAAGATGAACTCCAGTTCAACCTACTTTTCTGCAAATGACCTAATTTCAACCTCTTTCAGCTTATTAAAATTCCATCATATGGATATAACAtactttatccattcatctgttgatgggcatgtAGGTAGGTTCTACATCTTGATTATTGTGACTAGTgtggcaataaacatggatgtgcaaatGTCTTCCCACTGGTGATTTTGGCATTTACAATAAACATTTTATGTGAAGATTTGCAATGATGTCATATTATGTATTGTACTAATATTATAGTATTGTCACTacccaaatgaataaatatttgggtattttttatttatccaCTCACTTTATTGAGATAGCTACAGATTTTATAAAAGTACAAAAGCCAAAGTTCACCAGGGACATGGTAGAGTCACAGCATCCCCTGACTTTTGAAGCTGATTCTGTGATATTGCAATATTTTTTGTCTAACTTCTTTTGAATTCTACATCTACGATTCAAACTCATTATTCCAGCTCAACTAATATAACAACAGTGGGAGCAGACATTATTCCCACCTGTTCTCTCAATACTTCACAGCTCCAAAAGAGGAGAAATCTCTTTTCAAACTCCATTTCCTTTCCACTCTCATACATTTCTAGACAGAAAGAGGAATCAGATTCCCTTTCATTCTTTATTCAACAAGACCCACTCAATCAGAAACCACAATGAAGAAGAGGCACATTAAATATTCACTTGAGAAGaacagacattgaaaaaaaaatcactaggaTATGGGGAATCGAGACCTGCCTCAGGGCTTATGTTGAAGATATTGTATATACTACATTCAACTCAactcaaacaaaccctttcccaCTTGAATATCTGTCCCTTATAGATACTTAACTATTCTATAAAAATCAAGTTCCAAGTTGAAAGAAAGTTAATTTCTTAAAATCATGAAATGATCAGAGTACATGGTTGGACTCAACCAATATCTCTGTAAGTTTGTATCTCGTGTTTCTTCACTGCCCTGAAATGTCTATTATAGAAGAGACCCTGAACTTATGGAAATTGGTGGAGGGTTCAGTGGGAGATGGAAGGACTGAATAGGGAATTGGATAGGGGACAGTAGAGATAAATGGATGAATATAACCAAGGTCGTATTCTCTATTAGTTAAATCTTGAGATTGTCCCTGGACTCCAAGCTCTCTGCCTTCATAATCTTTAGGTTCTGCATGGAATCTGAAGCTCTTTAAAGTTCAGTATTGAAAGATCATGCCTCTGGATTCCAGGTTCAGTTTTAATGTTGGCCTGATTATTGTGCAGCATGACAGTTTCAGGTAGTGAGCCCAGAAGctcttttttttctatcttcctcATATGAAAGGAGCTGGAATTCTTTTTATCTCTGGAGAGAGAAGTTAATGTCTCTCCAaggaaaatggttttaaaatattcttgattTTTATTCCCAAAGTGAGACCTCACCCTCTCCATTTCCCAGCACAACTCATTATCACActgggacaaaacaaaacaccaaaggcCCAGGTCTTTGGGAAGCTCTTGCCTAGATATATAAAGTGCACCTTCCTTTTTGGGTAGTGGCTGCCTGAGGCCACTCTGGAACCATTGTGAACTTTGGCCACCTGTAAATCTAAGGATTCCTTCATAAAGCCCTATCAGGTGATGTTGTCTGTGTTTCCTTGATATGTATACAAGAAGTGTGCTTTAACCCATCATTGCTTTTTAGTCTTTTTGATCATACTTCTGTATTTTTGAATTTCTGTTAATTCCAGTGTGTATCTCAACATATGCTACAATTTGTTTAGTCCATGATAGAGAGGTTTAAGACAATAAGCAAGTAAACAAACCTCAGTGTTATGTAGGTTTTTTGTAGAAAGAATAATAATGTTTCAAATGCCCTATAGTTTTCTAGGTGCTTTCAGATaggatgataataataataataataataataataataataataataattagtgtCCCCATAACAGGGTCTAGAAACTAGTCTCTGTCATATCTCACACTGATCCAAGGTCTTTAGAAATTCTGTCACAGAATGGAAGAGACCTTGATTGCATGCAACCTTAGGCCTGAGGTGAGCAAGAGAGTTGCAAAGACCTTTAATCCAGTTCAGCAGGTGCTGCTAGCCCCCCTCCAGACTCCCACATGGGCTTATTCTGTCTTTGAATATATCCACTGCCCACAAACAGTGTACCTTTAACTCTGAGAAAAACATTCCTCTCATGAGCTTCAAACTACCTTCCTGTGACAACCATACTTACCTCCTCTCTCCCTGGCCCCACTCATCTCCACTGCCATCCCCTCTTGTTAAAGCTCACTATCCTGACTTTTTCCAAAGCTTCCCAAGTGGAATTTTTCTCATAAGTCACAGTTGGTTTAATAACTGTCTAAATACAGCATGGAACCCAGGACTCTCAGTTTTGGCTGAGTGTCACATATGAGCTTCTATTCATCTAGTTTTTCTATTCTCTTAGTTTTCCAAAAGCACATTTTGGAGTCAGTTATAGGAAGTGCTGCAGAGGCACTTGATCAGGCAGAAATATGACCTTAAGAGAGTATAGAGTCTAATGGGGAGGACAGTATGTACCAATCATTTTACAAGTGGGTTATGGggtatatttgtttgtgttttgtttcttatttgtttttgagacatggtttctgtaCAGCTGTCCCtgtaacttgttatgtagaccaggctaggtctgaactcagatatctgcctcccTCTGATTCCCATGTGcccagattaaaagtgtgtaccactatgtCCTGCTATAAAGTCAATTTCTTCATTGAGTTTCTTGAGTTTTCCAAACACTCTCATTGAAGACATACTCACAAATTTCAGCAGTCAGCCAATACCATAGCAATATGCAATGCAAATGATAAAAAGATGAAGACCATTTTCTGGACATTACCAGCTACCTGAGTACTAACTCTGTAGCCAGCACAGAATTACCTCTCAGCTTCAAATGTTACTATGGTAGTTTTGGCTAATATAACCCTGATACCAATAATGGGAAAATATGATCCTCAGCACAAGAAAGCTGAAGAGTGTTTTTTGGATTATTCCCCTTTGTAGAAACCAATAGAACTAGAATATTTTTAGAAAGTCATGAAAAATCAATTGTAGAATGCCATATTTTTAAACTGGTAGACTGTCCTAAGAATGATGCAGGAATC
The DNA window shown above is from Cricetulus griseus strain 17A/GY chromosome 3, alternate assembly CriGri-PICRH-1.0, whole genome shotgun sequence and carries:
- the LOC100770385 gene encoding olfactory receptor 51I1, with the translated sequence MLVLNGTPFQPATLQLTGIPGMQTGQAWIALIFCFLYFISISGNLSILALVIREPPLHQPMYYFLSMLSLNDLGVSLSTLPTVLATFCFNYHHVGFDACLVQMFFIHTFSFMESGILLAMSFDRFVAICDPLRYSTVLTNSRILAMGLGILTKSFTTLFPFPFLVKRLPFCKGNVLHHSYCLHPDLMKVACGDIHVNNIYGLFVVIFTYGVDSIFILLSYALILRAVLAIASQEQRLKAFNTCISHICAVLAFYVPIIAVSMIHRFWKSAPAVVHVMMSNVYLFVPPMLNPIIYSVKTKEIRKGILKFFHKSQT